A single window of Pyxicephalus adspersus chromosome 10, UCB_Pads_2.0, whole genome shotgun sequence DNA harbors:
- the LOC140339421 gene encoding mitochondrial import inner membrane translocase subunit Tim23 — protein sequence MDTNNHPGGRGGFGSIFGGSPGYPHSDLAGVPLTGMSPLSPYLNVDPRFLTQDSDEFILPTGANKTRGRFELAFFTIGGCCMTGAAFGALNGLRLGLKETQNMMWSKPKNVQVLNMVTKQGAMWANTLGSLALLYSAFGVIIEKTRGAEDDLNTVAAGTMTGMLYKSPAGLRGMARGGLAGLALTSIYALYNNWEHIKGSSTRLSV from the exons ATGGACACCAACAACCACCCCGGGGGCCGGGGAGGCTTCGGCAGCATCTTCGGAGGATCGCCAGGTTACCCTCACTCAGATTTGGCCGGTGTGCCGT TAACAGGAATGAGTCCGCTTTCTCCCTACCTGAATGTGGATCCCAGGTTTTTAACACAG GACTCAGATGAATTTATTTTGCCTACTGGTGCAAACAAGACTCGAGGAAGATTCGAGTTGGCTTTTTTCACCATTGGAGGTTGCTGTATGACAG GAGCAGCATTTGGTGCATTAAATGGTCTGCGTCTCGGATTAAAAGAAACGCAAAATATGATGTGGTCCAAACCCAAGAATGTTCA GGTTCTGAATATGGTCACAAAACAAGGTGCGATGTGGGCTAACACTTTGGGATCTTTAG CATTATTGTACAGTGCCTTTGGGGTCATCATTGAGAAGACCAGAGGAGCAGAAGATGACCTGAACACAGTAGCAGCCGGCACAATGACAGGAATGCTGTATAAATCtccag CTGGATTGCGAGGAATGGCACGAGGCGGTCTGGCAGGCTTGGCTCTTACGAGTATCTATGCTTTATATAACAACTGGGAACACATCAAAGGGTCTTCTACGCGGCTATCAGTATGA